In the Gymnodinialimonas sp. 202GB13-11 genome, one interval contains:
- the rdgB gene encoding RdgB/HAM1 family non-canonical purine NTP pyrophosphatase, translating to MRRFTGSELLVATHNQGKLDEMKHLLEPFGITVTGAKDHNLPEPPEDGTTFVENARTKAHAAAKATGLPALSDDSGIEIDALDGAPGVYTADWAETPSGRDFEMAMRLTHDKLEAINAPAPRTARFCCTLVLAWPDGHDEVFPGVMPGQVVWPMRGDQGHGYDPIFQPDGYDITFGEMDRWEKNKISHRAKAVEQLVKIFGDG from the coding sequence ATGCGTCGCTTCACCGGATCCGAACTGCTCGTCGCGACCCACAATCAGGGCAAGCTGGACGAGATGAAGCACCTGTTAGAGCCGTTCGGCATCACGGTGACCGGCGCGAAAGACCACAACCTGCCAGAACCCCCGGAAGACGGCACCACGTTCGTCGAAAACGCGCGGACCAAGGCCCATGCCGCCGCAAAGGCGACCGGCTTGCCCGCGCTTTCCGATGACAGCGGCATTGAAATCGACGCCCTCGACGGCGCGCCCGGCGTTTACACCGCCGATTGGGCCGAAACGCCCAGTGGGCGCGATTTTGAGATGGCGATGCGCCTGACGCACGACAAACTCGAAGCGATCAACGCCCCCGCCCCCCGCACCGCGCGCTTCTGCTGCACCCTCGTCCTCGCTTGGCCCGATGGCCATGATGAGGTCTTTCCCGGCGTGATGCCCGGCCAAGTCGTCTGGCCCATGCGCGGCGATCAGGGTCATGGCTATGACCCGATCTTCCAGCCCGACGGCTACGACATCACCTTTGGTGAGATGGATCGGTGGGAAAAGAACAAGATCAGCCACCGCGCGAAAGCCGTCGAACAACTCGTTAAAATCTTCGGCGATGGCTGA
- the hemW gene encoding radical SAM family heme chaperone HemW: MADWQEGGFGLYIHWPFCEAKCPYCDFNSHVAAKIDHSAWLTAYLSELTRAAEETQGRTLQSVFFGGGTPSLMKPETTARILEAVRAHWPTANDIEITLEANPSSVEAGRFRAFRDAGISRVSMGIQALSNGDLRRLGRLHTVEEARKAYDIARTCFDRTSFDLIYARQDQTLEDWRTELAEALTWGSDHLSLYQLTVEPGTAFGARHKAGGLKGLPDEDLSADLYDLTQELTDKAGLPAYEISNHSADLAQSRHNLIYWRGGDFIGIGPGAHGRLTLDGHRYATETLLAPQKWLDAVATSGTGESARTPITAQEQAEEYLMMSLRLSEGSDLARFERIMGHPIPQTKIDHLGDLGLIEQNANRIMATQVGRPVLNGLLRELLT, encoded by the coding sequence ATGGCTGACTGGCAGGAAGGGGGCTTCGGCCTCTACATCCACTGGCCGTTTTGTGAGGCCAAATGCCCCTATTGCGACTTCAACAGCCATGTCGCGGCAAAGATCGACCATTCCGCTTGGCTGACTGCGTACCTTAGCGAACTCACCCGCGCGGCGGAGGAAACCCAGGGCCGCACCCTGCAAAGCGTCTTCTTTGGCGGTGGCACCCCATCCCTGATGAAACCCGAAACGACAGCCCGCATCCTTGAAGCTGTCCGCGCCCACTGGCCCACGGCGAACGACATCGAAATCACGTTAGAGGCGAACCCCTCCTCCGTTGAAGCGGGTCGCTTCCGCGCATTTCGCGACGCAGGCATTTCGCGCGTCTCAATGGGGATTCAGGCTCTGAGCAACGGAGATTTGCGCCGCTTGGGCCGTCTGCACACCGTCGAAGAGGCCCGCAAAGCCTACGACATCGCCCGCACCTGCTTCGATCGCACCAGCTTCGACCTGATCTACGCGCGACAGGATCAAACCCTCGAAGATTGGCGCACCGAACTGGCCGAGGCTCTCACCTGGGGAAGCGATCACCTCTCGCTCTATCAATTGACCGTTGAGCCCGGCACCGCTTTCGGCGCGCGCCACAAGGCGGGTGGCCTGAAGGGCCTGCCCGATGAAGATCTCTCCGCCGATCTCTACGACCTGACGCAGGAGTTGACCGATAAGGCGGGTCTTCCCGCTTACGAGATCTCGAACCATTCCGCCGATCTCGCTCAATCCCGCCACAACCTGATCTATTGGCGCGGCGGTGATTTCATCGGCATTGGCCCGGGGGCCCATGGTCGTCTGACCTTGGATGGCCACCGCTACGCGACTGAAACCCTGCTGGCGCCGCAAAAGTGGCTCGACGCCGTTGCAACGTCAGGAACCGGGGAATCCGCTCGCACGCCGATCACAGCGCAGGAACAGGCCGAAGAATATCTGATGATGTCACTGCGCCTCAGCGAAGGCTCTGACCTTGCGCGGTTTGAGCGGATCATGGGCCATCCCATCCCGCAGACGAAAATCGATCATCTGGGCGACCTGGGCCTGATCGAACAGAACGCCAACCGCATTATGGCCACTCAGGTCGGGCGTCCTGTTTTGAACGGACTTCTGAGGGAGCTTTTGACCTAG
- a CDS encoding ParB/RepB/Spo0J family partition protein, translating into MAKSTDKRRLGRGLSALMADIEPNAAQDAGPSDARASGRTDRQIPIEDVQPNPDQPRRAFDEEQLRELAASIREHGIIQPLIVRPDPAESGKYQIVAGERRWRAAQIAQLHEVPALVRDFDDNEVLQVAIIENVQRADLNPIEEALGYKQLMEKFGHTQLALSTAMGKSRSHLANMMRLLQLPDEIQAMVRDGELSSGHARALVTAENPIALALRAVREGMSVRDIEKAAKAGASGSTVGGATTRPEKDADTRALEADLKAALSMKVSIDHNAQSGAGKITINYKDLEQLDDLMRKLNAG; encoded by the coding sequence ATGGCCAAATCGACAGACAAGCGACGTTTGGGCCGCGGTCTTTCAGCGCTTATGGCCGATATAGAGCCGAATGCGGCCCAAGATGCGGGGCCGTCTGACGCGCGCGCATCTGGGCGTACGGATCGTCAAATTCCGATTGAGGACGTACAGCCGAACCCGGACCAGCCAAGGCGGGCGTTTGATGAGGAGCAATTGCGCGAACTTGCAGCGTCGATCCGTGAGCATGGGATCATTCAGCCGCTGATCGTGCGTCCCGATCCTGCTGAGTCGGGAAAGTATCAAATTGTTGCCGGCGAACGGCGTTGGCGTGCAGCGCAGATTGCGCAGCTTCACGAAGTACCGGCTTTGGTGCGGGACTTCGACGACAACGAAGTGCTTCAGGTTGCGATCATTGAAAACGTGCAGCGCGCGGATCTGAACCCGATTGAAGAGGCGCTTGGCTACAAGCAGCTGATGGAGAAGTTCGGCCATACGCAGCTGGCGCTTTCCACGGCGATGGGCAAAAGCCGAAGCCATTTGGCGAATATGATGCGATTGCTGCAATTGCCGGATGAGATCCAGGCCATGGTGCGGGATGGAGAGTTAAGCTCGGGCCATGCGCGGGCGCTGGTAACGGCAGAGAACCCGATTGCACTGGCGCTGCGCGCGGTGCGTGAGGGGATGTCTGTGCGGGACATCGAGAAGGCCGCGAAGGCTGGCGCAAGCGGGTCGACGGTTGGTGGGGCGACCACGAGACCCGAAAAGGATGCAGATACGCGGGCGTTGGAGGCGGATCTGAAGGCCGCGTTGTCGATGAAGGTGTCGATTGACCACAACGCGCAGTCCGGCGCAGGTAAAATTACTATCAATTACAAAGACTTAGAGCAACTAGACGACCTGATGCGCAAGCTGAACGCAGGTTGA
- a CDS encoding ParA family protein → MRIIAITNQKGGVGKTTTAINLGATLASMKCKVLIVDLDPQGNASTGLGIEPADRVKSTYDLLLDGADLADVAIETEVDHLWIAPATTDLSSTDVELGQRDNRVFLLKEALSQGAPYDYVLIDCPPSLSLLTLNALTAAHALLVPLQAEFFALEGLSQLMLTVREVRETANPALRIEGVVLTMHDSRMNLSKQVEEDARATLGDLVFDTIVPRNVRLSEAPSYALPVIAYDPASKGSQAYIDLANELLDREPQTKESA, encoded by the coding sequence ATGCGCATCATTGCGATCACGAACCAGAAGGGCGGCGTTGGGAAAACAACGACGGCCATTAATCTTGGCGCGACGCTGGCCTCGATGAAATGCAAGGTTCTAATCGTTGATCTTGATCCGCAGGGCAATGCCTCAACGGGGTTGGGGATTGAGCCGGCGGATCGTGTGAAATCTACCTATGATCTTCTGCTCGATGGCGCCGACCTCGCAGACGTCGCGATAGAAACTGAGGTGGATCACCTTTGGATCGCGCCCGCGACCACGGATCTGAGCTCAACAGATGTGGAGCTAGGGCAGCGCGACAACCGTGTTTTCCTTCTGAAAGAGGCGTTGTCGCAGGGCGCACCATACGACTACGTGCTGATCGATTGCCCGCCTTCCCTTAGCTTGCTCACACTGAACGCACTGACAGCGGCGCATGCTTTGTTGGTGCCGTTGCAAGCAGAATTCTTTGCACTGGAAGGCCTTTCACAACTTATGCTGACCGTAAGAGAAGTGCGGGAAACAGCGAACCCCGCTTTGCGGATCGAGGGTGTGGTTTTAACCATGCACGATTCGCGAATGAACCTCAGCAAGCAGGTCGAAGAGGATGCGCGCGCCACGTTGGGCGACCTCGTCTTTGATACGATCGTGCCGCGCAATGTTCGGTTAAGCGAAGCGCCATCTTACGCCCTTCCCGTTATCGCCTATGATCCTGCCTCGAAAGGCAGCCAGGCGTATATCGATCTGGCGAACGAACTGCTGGATCGTGAACCCCAAACGAAAGAGAGTGCATGA
- the rsmG gene encoding 16S rRNA (guanine(527)-N(7))-methyltransferase RsmG, which yields MSPEEAKAWLGESVSRETLERLETYHTLLLKWQPTINLVAPATLGEAWQRHFVDSAQLFEHIPDGAERWLDLGSGGGFPGLVLAAMGAEANTPLTVTLVESDIRKCGFLREVGRAMGVKVNILSRRISEVPNQSADVISARALSGLDKLVDHAKPHLGANTRLLFPKGSAWREELETLPARWQTICEPIPSLTHDDAVILKFDVGQLEGDA from the coding sequence GTGAGCCCTGAGGAAGCGAAGGCCTGGCTTGGAGAGAGTGTTTCACGTGAAACACTCGAGCGGTTAGAAACGTATCATACCCTCCTTTTGAAGTGGCAACCTACGATCAACCTCGTTGCTCCAGCGACTTTGGGCGAGGCGTGGCAGCGGCATTTCGTGGATTCTGCGCAGCTGTTCGAACATATTCCCGATGGTGCTGAGCGATGGCTGGATCTTGGTTCCGGCGGCGGCTTTCCGGGCTTGGTGCTGGCTGCGATGGGCGCAGAGGCCAATACGCCGCTGACTGTCACGCTGGTTGAAAGCGATATTCGGAAATGCGGCTTTCTACGCGAGGTCGGGCGAGCAATGGGCGTGAAGGTCAATATTCTCTCGCGTCGTATCAGCGAGGTACCTAATCAATCTGCTGATGTAATCTCGGCCCGCGCTCTAAGTGGCCTCGACAAACTGGTCGACCATGCAAAGCCGCATTTGGGCGCAAATACGCGCCTTTTGTTTCCGAAGGGGAGCGCATGGCGGGAAGAGCTTGAAACCCTGCCAGCGCGCTGGCAGACGATCTGTGAACCGATCCCGAGCTTGACCCACGATGATGCGGTTATTCTGAAATTTGATGTTGGACAGCTAGAAGGTGACGCCTGA
- the mnmG gene encoding tRNA uridine-5-carboxymethylaminomethyl(34) synthesis enzyme MnmG has product MFHVKHPDFDVVVVGGGHAGVEAADAARRAGARTVLVTLRKGDLGVMSCNPAIGGLGKGHLVREIDALGGIMGRAADASGIQYRLLNRRKGAAVQGPRTQSDRVLYAKAIQDHVAQADGLTVIEGEVADLVVRGDHAKGVVLADGSEIAAKSVVLTTGTFLRGVIHIGDRKIEGGRMGDRPSVKLAERMDSLDLPLGRLKTGTPPRIKSQSINWDILQEQKADEDPTFFSFLTTKVQARQVGCGITHTNAQTHEIIQANLGRSAMYGGMIEGVGPRYCPSIEDKVVRFSDKDSHQIFLEPEGLTSDLVYPNGISTSLPEDVQHDYVRSIVGLENAEIQQPGYAIEYDYVDPTCLSDQLELRALEGLFLAGQINGTTGYEEAAAQGLVAGLSAALQALGRDPISFSRRESYIGVMVDDLVTRGVAEPYRMFTSRAEYRLSLRADNADARLTPLGLSLGIVDDLRRSAFDDKMDRLNRGRDMLQAMTATPKQAAEVGITVNADGKRRNGMEYLAFPELGVSDLTKIEPGLEALDQEVVRQLKIEATYATYVARQQKDAEALDRDEAKQIPAGFPYGEVIGLSNELRSKLSRVQPTTLGQAGRIDGMTPAALALILTKLRQLDRMSA; this is encoded by the coding sequence GTGTTTCACGTGAAACATCCAGACTTTGATGTTGTGGTTGTTGGTGGCGGCCACGCCGGCGTTGAAGCGGCGGATGCAGCGCGCCGCGCCGGCGCGCGCACCGTTCTCGTAACACTACGCAAGGGCGATCTTGGCGTTATGTCATGCAATCCTGCGATTGGCGGTCTTGGAAAGGGCCATCTTGTCCGCGAGATTGATGCCCTTGGCGGCATTATGGGCCGTGCCGCAGATGCATCGGGAATCCAATATCGCCTGCTCAACCGTCGCAAGGGCGCTGCCGTTCAAGGGCCGCGCACCCAATCTGACCGAGTGCTGTACGCCAAGGCCATCCAGGATCATGTTGCGCAGGCAGATGGTCTCACCGTGATTGAAGGCGAGGTCGCTGATCTCGTGGTGCGTGGGGATCACGCCAAAGGTGTCGTTCTGGCAGATGGAAGTGAGATCGCCGCCAAATCTGTTGTTCTGACAACGGGTACCTTTCTGCGCGGCGTCATCCACATAGGCGATCGCAAGATCGAAGGCGGCCGGATGGGCGATCGTCCGTCGGTGAAATTGGCGGAGCGTATGGATAGCCTCGATCTGCCACTTGGTCGGCTGAAGACGGGAACGCCGCCGCGCATAAAAAGCCAATCGATCAATTGGGACATCCTGCAAGAGCAAAAGGCGGACGAGGACCCTACTTTCTTCTCGTTCCTGACGACGAAGGTTCAAGCGCGGCAAGTCGGTTGCGGCATCACCCACACCAACGCTCAAACGCATGAGATCATTCAGGCAAATCTTGGCCGATCAGCCATGTATGGCGGGATGATTGAAGGTGTCGGACCCCGGTACTGCCCGTCGATTGAAGATAAGGTCGTCCGGTTCAGCGATAAGGATTCGCACCAGATCTTCCTCGAGCCAGAGGGTCTCACGTCAGATCTGGTTTACCCGAATGGGATCTCGACGTCTCTGCCAGAGGATGTTCAACACGATTATGTCCGCTCCATCGTCGGCTTGGAAAACGCGGAGATTCAGCAACCGGGCTATGCTATCGAGTACGACTACGTAGATCCAACGTGCCTGAGCGATCAACTAGAACTGCGCGCACTTGAAGGGTTGTTCCTTGCAGGACAGATCAACGGCACAACCGGATATGAAGAGGCCGCGGCGCAAGGTCTTGTTGCTGGCCTTTCAGCTGCATTACAGGCGCTTGGGCGCGATCCCATCTCGTTCAGCCGTCGCGAAAGCTACATTGGCGTGATGGTCGATGATCTCGTGACGCGCGGTGTAGCTGAGCCGTACCGCATGTTCACGTCGCGCGCCGAGTATCGGCTGTCTTTGCGGGCCGACAATGCGGATGCTCGATTGACGCCACTTGGGCTGTCGCTCGGTATTGTGGATGACCTGCGGCGTAGTGCATTTGACGACAAGATGGATCGACTGAATCGCGGTCGCGATATGCTTCAAGCAATGACGGCAACGCCGAAGCAAGCGGCCGAGGTAGGGATAACAGTCAACGCAGATGGGAAACGGCGCAACGGGATGGAGTATCTGGCCTTTCCCGAATTAGGTGTCTCAGACCTTACGAAGATTGAGCCAGGCCTTGAGGCGCTTGACCAAGAGGTTGTCCGCCAGCTCAAAATCGAGGCGACGTATGCGACCTACGTTGCGCGGCAGCAGAAGGATGCTGAGGCACTGGATCGCGACGAGGCGAAGCAAATCCCAGCGGGATTCCCGTACGGAGAGGTCATTGGCCTATCCAATGAGCTACGGTCCAAGCTTTCGCGTGTCCAACCAACAACGCTTGGCCAGGCTGGCCGGATTGATGGTATGACGCCGGCAGCACTCGCGCTGATCCTGACGAAGCTTCGCCAACTCGATCGGATGTCCGCGTGA
- the mnmE gene encoding tRNA uridine-5-carboxymethylaminomethyl(34) synthesis GTPase MnmE — MQTVFALATARGKAGVAIIRISGPEAASVGAALCGSLPEPGQHALRVVRNANKDILDQSLILFFTAPNSFTGEDVVEMHLHGSVAVIRAVEDAIAATGLAREAEAGEFTKRALLNDRLDLAQVEGLGDLVEAETEAQRVQAQRAFSGALSEKMMALRDKGIRAAALLTATIDFADEEVPVDVSPEVEELLTSLIADLKAEIEGSRVAERVRDGFEVAILGAPNAGKSTLLNALSGREIAITSDIAGTTRDVIEARLDIGGLAVTFLDTAGLRATDDTVEQIGVSRAIDRALSADLRVVLETDDFELPEELQGRVDLIYGAKADLTGRKGISGVTGAGLDEMISDISGILSERVAQVKTAISARQRGGMQRAVVEFAQALSAMRTSAEVEIAAQHVQDGLHALDSVIGRVDVENILGEIFSRFCIGK, encoded by the coding sequence ATGCAAACCGTTTTCGCCCTGGCCACCGCTCGGGGGAAAGCGGGTGTCGCCATCATCCGCATTTCTGGGCCGGAGGCTGCGTCGGTCGGCGCGGCCTTGTGTGGGTCTTTACCGGAACCGGGGCAACATGCGCTTCGCGTAGTGCGAAATGCGAATAAAGACATTTTAGATCAGTCACTTATCCTTTTTTTTACAGCGCCGAACAGCTTTACTGGTGAGGACGTTGTGGAAATGCATCTCCATGGCAGCGTTGCGGTGATACGTGCTGTCGAAGATGCGATTGCCGCCACCGGATTGGCGCGAGAAGCTGAGGCCGGTGAATTCACCAAGCGTGCCCTTCTCAACGACCGTCTCGATCTCGCACAGGTAGAGGGCCTTGGCGATCTGGTGGAGGCTGAGACAGAAGCGCAACGCGTGCAGGCTCAACGTGCCTTCTCCGGCGCTCTCTCCGAGAAGATGATGGCGTTGCGGGACAAGGGTATTCGTGCCGCTGCTTTGCTAACCGCAACTATCGACTTTGCGGATGAAGAGGTTCCCGTTGATGTCTCACCGGAGGTCGAGGAGCTTCTTACAAGTCTAATCGCCGACCTCAAAGCGGAGATCGAAGGCTCCCGCGTGGCGGAACGCGTGCGCGACGGGTTCGAGGTCGCCATTCTTGGCGCGCCGAATGCGGGAAAATCCACGCTCCTAAACGCACTGTCTGGACGTGAAATCGCAATCACGTCTGATATCGCAGGCACCACACGCGATGTAATTGAGGCGCGTCTTGATATTGGTGGCCTTGCCGTGACCTTCCTCGACACTGCCGGTCTGCGGGCGACGGATGATACCGTCGAACAGATTGGAGTTTCCCGTGCAATTGATCGTGCACTATCTGCCGACTTGCGCGTCGTTCTGGAGACTGATGATTTCGAGCTGCCAGAGGAGCTTCAAGGGAGAGTTGATCTAATCTATGGCGCAAAGGCCGATCTTACTGGCCGTAAGGGTATATCCGGGGTAACGGGTGCGGGTTTGGACGAAATGATCTCCGACATCTCTGGCATTCTCTCGGAGCGCGTAGCGCAGGTAAAAACAGCGATCTCCGCCCGCCAACGCGGTGGAATGCAGCGCGCTGTGGTCGAATTCGCTCAGGCATTATCCGCGATGCGCACAAGCGCAGAGGTCGAGATCGCCGCCCAGCATGTGCAAGATGGCCTTCACGCGCTTGACTCGGTCATTGGTCGTGTGGATGTAGAGAACATCCTCGGCGAAATTTTCTCCCGGTTCTGCATCGGGAAATAG
- the rho gene encoding transcription termination factor Rho, translating to MTTESLSLADLKAKSPKDLLAMAEELEIENASTMRKGDMMFEILRERAEEGWEISGDGVLEVLQDGFGFLRSPEANYLPGPDDIYVSPEMIRQHSLRTGDTVEGVITAPKENERYFCLVTCTQINFQEPEKARHKVAFDNLTPLYPDERLKMEIEDPTIKDRSARIIDLVAPIGKGQRALITAPPRTGKTVLMQNIAHSIETNHPECYLIVLLIDERPEEVTDMQRSVKGEVVSSTFDEPATRHVAVSEMVIEKAKRLVEHKRDVVILLDSITRLGRAFNTVVPSSGKVLTGGVDANALQRPKRFFGAARNIEEGGSLTIIATALIDTGSRMDEVIFEEFKGTGNSEIVLDRKVADKRVFPAMDILKSGTRKEDLLVDKGDLAKTFVLRRILNPMGTTDAIEFLISKLKQTKTNSEFFDSMNT from the coding sequence ATGACAACTGAATCCCTGAGCCTTGCTGACCTGAAAGCAAAGTCGCCCAAAGACCTGCTGGCGATGGCAGAAGAGCTTGAGATCGAAAATGCCTCGACCATGCGCAAAGGCGACATGATGTTCGAGATCCTGCGCGAGCGCGCCGAAGAAGGCTGGGAGATCTCTGGCGACGGTGTGCTTGAGGTTCTGCAGGACGGCTTCGGCTTTCTTCGCAGCCCTGAGGCAAACTACCTGCCTGGCCCCGATGATATTTACGTTTCGCCCGAGATGATCCGCCAGCATTCCCTGCGGACCGGTGACACGGTTGAGGGTGTGATTACCGCGCCGAAAGAGAATGAGCGCTACTTCTGCCTCGTTACCTGCACGCAGATCAATTTTCAGGAGCCTGAGAAGGCGCGCCACAAGGTGGCGTTCGACAACCTCACGCCGCTTTACCCGGATGAGCGTCTGAAGATGGAAATCGAAGATCCCACCATCAAGGATCGCTCTGCCCGCATCATCGACCTCGTGGCCCCCATCGGCAAAGGTCAGCGTGCCCTGATCACTGCGCCCCCGCGGACGGGTAAAACGGTTCTGATGCAGAACATCGCCCATTCGATCGAAACCAATCACCCGGAATGTTACCTGATCGTCCTTCTGATCGATGAACGGCCTGAGGAAGTCACCGACATGCAGCGTTCGGTGAAGGGGGAGGTTGTATCGTCCACCTTCGACGAACCCGCCACGCGCCACGTTGCTGTGTCCGAGATGGTGATCGAAAAGGCCAAGCGTTTGGTCGAACACAAACGTGACGTTGTGATCCTGCTCGACTCGATCACCCGACTGGGTCGTGCGTTCAACACGGTTGTGCCGTCGTCGGGTAAAGTCCTGACCGGTGGTGTGGATGCCAATGCCCTGCAACGCCCTAAGCGTTTCTTCGGTGCTGCGCGCAATATCGAGGAAGGTGGCTCGCTCACCATCATCGCGACCGCGCTGATCGACACCGGCTCCCGTATGGACGAAGTGATCTTCGAGGAATTCAAAGGCACAGGTAACAGCGAAATCGTTCTGGACCGCAAGGTTGCCGATAAGCGCGTCTTCCCGGCGATGGACATCCTCAAATCCGGCACCCGGAAAGAGGATCTGCTGGTTGACAAGGGCGATCTGGCCAAGACCTTCGTTCTGCGCCGCATCCTGAACCCGATGGGTACGACTGATGCAATCGAGTTCCTGATCTCAAAGCTCAAACAGACGAAGACGAATTCCGAGTTCTTCGACTCGATGAACACCTAA
- a CDS encoding nucleoside triphosphate pyrophosphatase translates to MVDLILASSSLIRREMLENAGLRVDCRPARLDEAAIRESLLAEGAEPRDVADTLAEFKARRVAEKANPGELVLGCDQVLALKGEIFGKAKDQAEAAEHLKQLQGKTHHLMSAAVLYEDNKPVWRHVGVVRMTMHALSDKQINDYLDAAWPDVSYCVGAYQVERLGARLFSRIEGDWFSVLGLPLLDVLSHLRLRGMLGA, encoded by the coding sequence ATGGTTGATCTTATCCTCGCCTCCTCCTCGCTTATCCGGCGTGAGATGTTGGAAAACGCCGGTCTGCGCGTCGATTGTCGGCCTGCGCGGTTGGATGAGGCGGCCATTCGCGAATCGCTGCTGGCTGAAGGGGCTGAACCGCGCGATGTGGCGGATACGCTGGCCGAGTTCAAAGCAAGGCGGGTGGCTGAAAAGGCAAACCCAGGTGAGTTGGTGCTGGGCTGCGACCAGGTTCTGGCGCTGAAGGGAGAGATCTTTGGCAAGGCCAAGGATCAGGCAGAAGCCGCAGAGCATTTAAAGCAACTACAGGGCAAGACTCATCACTTGATGTCAGCCGCCGTGCTCTATGAGGATAACAAACCTGTCTGGCGCCATGTCGGCGTGGTTCGGATGACGATGCACGCTCTGTCGGACAAGCAGATCAACGACTATCTGGACGCGGCTTGGCCGGACGTATCCTACTGCGTCGGGGCTTATCAGGTTGAGCGCTTGGGCGCGCGTTTGTTTTCACGGATCGAGGGGGATTGGTTCTCAGTCCTTGGCTTGCCGTTGCTTGATGTCCTTTCCCATCTGCGTTTGCGGGGTATGTTAGGGGCATGA
- a CDS encoding shikimate dehydrogenase, translated as MTKETIPLAGVIGDPVAHSLSPLLHGHWLKRYGLKGHYVPLHINHQDLPEALGVLPRMGFVGANVTIPHKELVLSLADTITDRAALIGAANTLTFTADGRIQADNTDGMGFLSNIRQTLPGWSASAGPALVLGSGGAAKAIVSALISDGAPVVHVANRTRARADGLREQFGARVSPIDWTQIADHIRDTALIVNTTALGMEGQAPLSLDLSRLSPPTVVTDIVYTPLETDLLREAADRGCETVEGLGMLLHQAVPGFERWFSYTPMVDDDLRAAVLGG; from the coding sequence ATGACGAAGGAAACGATCCCTCTGGCCGGTGTGATCGGTGATCCGGTGGCCCATTCTCTGTCACCGCTTCTGCATGGCCACTGGCTTAAGCGGTATGGGCTGAAGGGGCATTACGTGCCGCTTCACATCAATCATCAGGATCTGCCTGAGGCACTGGGTGTGCTTCCGCGCATGGGATTTGTCGGGGCGAATGTGACCATCCCGCATAAAGAGCTGGTTCTTTCCCTCGCCGATACGATCACGGACCGGGCCGCGTTGATTGGGGCGGCGAATACACTCACCTTCACAGCGGATGGGCGCATTCAGGCGGACAATACCGATGGGATGGGCTTTCTATCTAATATCCGCCAGACCTTGCCGGGATGGTCAGCTTCCGCTGGCCCGGCTTTGGTTCTGGGCTCTGGCGGGGCGGCGAAGGCGATTGTGTCTGCGTTGATCTCTGACGGCGCGCCCGTAGTGCACGTGGCAAACCGGACGCGCGCGCGGGCGGATGGTTTGCGGGAGCAGTTCGGGGCGCGCGTTTCCCCAATAGATTGGACACAGATAGCGGACCATATCCGTGACACCGCTTTGATCGTGAATACGACCGCGCTGGGAATGGAGGGTCAAGCGCCGCTATCGCTTGATCTGTCTCGCCTTTCGCCTCCGACTGTTGTGACAGATATTGTCTACACACCACTGGAAACGGACCTTCTGCGCGAAGCGGCGGACCGTGGGTGCGAAACCGTTGAGGGGCTGGGCATGTTGTTGCACCAAGCCGTGCCGGGATTTGAGCGCTGGTTCAGTTACACTCCGATGGTCGATGATGATCTGCGCGCGGCGGTTCTGGGCGGATGA
- the coaE gene encoding dephospho-CoA kinase (Dephospho-CoA kinase (CoaE) performs the final step in coenzyme A biosynthesis.) has protein sequence MKTILGLTGSIGMGKSTTAEMFRDRGIPVWDADATVHALYSPDGPAPALLEAEFPGSTLPDGHVDRAHLRKLIAEDATVLDRINAIIHPLVAESRAAFLENADGLVVLDVPLLFETGLDQHCDKIAVVSVDAETQRERVLSRGTMTEADFEAILSRQTPDAEKRKRADYIIDTSAMDVAQDAVDHIIAELT, from the coding sequence ATGAAGACGATCCTGGGCCTGACAGGCTCCATCGGGATGGGCAAAAGCACCACGGCGGAGATGTTTCGGGATCGTGGCATTCCAGTTTGGGACGCGGACGCTACGGTACACGCGCTTTATTCACCCGATGGTCCAGCGCCCGCGCTGTTGGAGGCGGAGTTTCCGGGGTCGACCCTGCCTGATGGCCATGTTGACCGCGCTCATCTGCGCAAACTGATTGCCGAGGACGCGACCGTGCTCGACAGGATCAACGCGATTATTCATCCGCTGGTCGCCGAAAGCCGTGCCGCGTTCTTAGAAAACGCGGACGGGCTGGTCGTTTTGGATGTCCCGCTCCTGTTCGAGACGGGTCTCGACCAGCATTGCGATAAGATCGCCGTTGTGTCGGTGGATGCCGAAACCCAACGCGAGCGGGTCCTGTCGCGTGGCACGATGACAGAGGCGGACTTTGAGGCAATCCTGTCACGCCAAACCCCGGACGCAGAGAAACGCAAGCGGGCCGACTACATCATAGACACTTCCGCCATGGATGTGGCACAAGATGCAGTGGATCATATCATAGCAGAGCTGACATGA